The Candidatus Acidiferrales bacterium genome window below encodes:
- a CDS encoding ZIP family metal transporter has translation MAGLADLAGGFFIIHREWSREYLKYFIALGAGFMLAVALLDMIPESLRLASVQPFSIAPRAVGVSTEWGEVLLLVLAGYLLVHFFEHTLAPHFHFGEETHVEKMAASHVGYTAVLGLAIHTFFDGVAISSGLLVSRSLGILIFFAIFLHKLPEGFTVASVMMASGQGKRAAFLSSAVLGAATIVGVGLMLLWRSHEGIALPLSAGVALYVAASDLMPEVNHEPGPRWALLVFLGVAVMLGLEFLFRA, from the coding sequence TTGGCCGGACTCGCGGACCTTGCCGGCGGATTTTTCATCATTCACCGCGAATGGTCGCGCGAGTACTTGAAATATTTCATCGCGCTCGGCGCTGGATTCATGCTGGCGGTCGCGCTGCTCGATATGATTCCCGAATCGCTGCGGCTGGCGTCGGTGCAGCCTTTTTCGATTGCGCCGCGAGCGGTGGGCGTTTCGACGGAGTGGGGCGAAGTTCTGCTGCTGGTTCTCGCGGGATATCTGCTCGTGCATTTTTTCGAGCACACGCTCGCGCCGCATTTTCATTTCGGCGAAGAAACGCACGTCGAAAAAATGGCCGCTTCACACGTTGGGTACACGGCCGTGCTGGGGCTGGCGATTCACACGTTTTTCGACGGCGTGGCGATTTCTTCGGGATTGCTTGTTTCGCGGTCGCTGGGCATTCTGATTTTTTTCGCGATTTTTCTGCACAAGCTGCCGGAGGGATTCACGGTCGCGTCGGTGATGATGGCGAGCGGGCAAGGGAAGCGCGCGGCGTTTCTTTCGTCGGCGGTTTTGGGCGCGGCGACGATCGTGGGAGTTGGGCTGATGTTGCTGTGGCGGTCGCATGAGGGAATCGCGCTGCCGCTTTCCGCGGGCGTGGCGCTTTATGTGGCCGCGTCGGATTTGATGCCGGAGGTGAATCACGAACCGGGGCCGCGATGGGCGCTACTGGTATTCCTAGGAGTGGCGGTGATGCTGGGGCTTGAGTTCCTCTTCCGCGCGTGA
- the ychF gene encoding redox-regulated ATPase YchF, with protein MQTGIIGLPETGKTSLFRILTGAHVETKAQPGQTHVGIARVPDPRLIRLAELFKPKKITYATVEYVDIGGLQKDRAKDSASLVPLREADALMNVVRLFENASMPHPAGSLDAVRDIESVEIELMLNDLEQASKRLERVEKDLKKKRDPQAEAEKSVLERCVKALEAETPLRELDFKPDEQKLMNGFMFVSRKPMLFALNLGDEEAGDMQAAVARHNLSKLAGKARTAVVPFCGKVESELVDLNEAEQKELMSAYGLAEPGRDRILRATYELLGLISFLTAGEPECRAWTIPRGTSAAKAAGAIHSDIEQHFIKAEVVRWEHLVAAGSWAAAKEKAQVRLEGKDYVVEDGDVILFRHSG; from the coding sequence ATGCAGACAGGGATCATTGGGCTGCCGGAGACGGGAAAGACGAGTTTGTTCCGCATTTTGACCGGCGCGCACGTGGAGACGAAGGCGCAGCCGGGCCAGACGCACGTGGGAATCGCGCGCGTCCCGGACCCGCGGCTGATTCGGCTCGCGGAGCTTTTCAAGCCGAAGAAAATCACGTATGCGACGGTGGAATACGTCGACATCGGCGGATTGCAAAAGGATCGCGCGAAAGATTCGGCGTCGCTGGTGCCGTTGCGCGAGGCCGATGCGCTGATGAACGTCGTGCGGCTGTTCGAAAATGCCTCGATGCCGCATCCGGCGGGCTCGCTCGACGCGGTGCGCGATATCGAAAGCGTCGAAATCGAGCTGATGCTGAACGATCTCGAGCAGGCCAGCAAGCGGCTCGAGCGCGTCGAAAAGGATTTGAAGAAAAAACGCGACCCCCAGGCGGAAGCGGAAAAAAGCGTGCTGGAGCGCTGCGTGAAAGCACTCGAAGCGGAAACGCCGCTGCGCGAATTGGACTTCAAGCCCGACGAGCAGAAGTTGATGAACGGATTTATGTTCGTATCGCGCAAACCGATGCTGTTTGCGTTGAACCTCGGAGACGAAGAAGCTGGCGACATGCAGGCAGCAGTCGCGCGGCATAATCTTTCGAAGCTCGCGGGGAAGGCGCGGACGGCGGTGGTTCCGTTCTGCGGCAAAGTGGAATCTGAACTGGTGGATTTGAATGAAGCTGAACAAAAAGAACTGATGAGCGCCTACGGATTGGCCGAGCCGGGGCGCGACAGGATTTTGCGCGCGACGTATGAGTTGCTGGGCTTGATTTCGTTTCTCACCGCTGGCGAGCCAGAATGCCGCGCGTGGACGATTCCGCGCGGGACAAGCGCGGCGAAAGCCGCCGGCGCGATTCATAGCGACATCGAACAGCATTTTATCAAGGCGGAAGTTGTGCGCTGGGAGCATTTGGTCGCTGCGGGAAGCTGGGCAGCGGCGAAAGAAAAAGCGCAGGTGCGGCTCGAAGGAAAAGATTACGTGGTGGAGGACGGCGACGTTATCCTTTTCCGCCATTCCGGCTGA
- a CDS encoding DNA-3-methyladenine glycosylase: protein MTTTLPIPATTPETATPAAARPTAYPWPFDHRQAIAHLSKADRRLARVIEKSVEFELRIEEAQSPYEALLRAITYQSISGKAAATIFARVKSLGSGAPGANGRCPTPEEILRVRKLALRKAGLSGAKIAAVKDLAQKTIEGVVPTLEDAKKLSDQELVERLVSVRGIGAWTVEMFLIFRLGRPDVLPIHDYGVQKGFALTYGKKEIPKPRELAEFGERWRPFRTVASWYMWRAVDLAGKKAREIKKAPAKTPRKPGKRASSRAPATSSARRKRGSRRRAP from the coding sequence ATGACGACGACACTACCGATACCTGCAACGACGCCAGAGACGGCCACGCCGGCGGCCGCGCGGCCGACAGCATACCCGTGGCCATTCGATCACCGACAAGCCATCGCGCATCTTTCGAAAGCTGACCGGCGGCTGGCGCGCGTCATCGAGAAGAGCGTCGAATTCGAGCTGCGTATCGAAGAGGCGCAGAGCCCTTACGAAGCGCTACTCCGCGCCATCACGTATCAGAGCATCTCCGGCAAAGCCGCCGCGACGATTTTCGCGCGCGTCAAATCTCTAGGCTCAGGAGCGCCCGGCGCGAATGGCCGCTGCCCCACGCCGGAGGAAATCCTGCGCGTGCGCAAGCTGGCGCTGCGCAAGGCGGGACTTTCCGGCGCGAAGATCGCCGCGGTGAAAGATCTGGCGCAGAAAACCATCGAAGGCGTGGTGCCCACGCTCGAAGACGCGAAAAAATTGTCCGATCAGGAACTCGTCGAGCGACTGGTTTCCGTGCGCGGCATCGGCGCGTGGACCGTGGAAATGTTTTTGATTTTTCGCCTCGGCCGGCCCGACGTGCTGCCCATTCACGATTACGGCGTGCAAAAAGGATTTGCGCTCACCTACGGGAAAAAAGAAATTCCCAAACCGCGCGAACTCGCTGAATTCGGCGAACGCTGGCGTCCCTTTCGCACCGTGGCTTCGTGGTACATGTGGCGAGCGGTCGACCTGGCGGGAAAAAAAGCGCGAGAGATCAAGAAAGCGCCGGCGAAAACTCCGCGCAAGCCCGGCAAGCGCGCGTCTAGCCGCGCACCTGCGACATCTTCTGCTCGGCGTAAGCGAGGTAGTCGGCGTAGGGCCCCTTGA
- a CDS encoding ATP-binding cassette domain-containing protein yields MIFVNSISMRFGERILFDEVSCTFSAGRRYAVTGPNGAGKSTFMKILTGEIEPTAGSVSRPKKLGVLRQDQFAFDEFRVIDTVIMGNAALWNALQERDALYAKPHEEMTHDDGMRLGELEGIIGEEGGYTAEADAAILLDGLDVEASLHERKMGELQGGQKVRVLLAQALFGNPRALLLDEPTNHLDLDSVHWLQEYLCNYDGVVIVISHDRHFLNSVCTHTADIDYETIIMYTGAYDDMVLAKTQIRARIEAENAVREKKIAQLNEFIARFAAGTRSSQVMSRKKEVERLQVSELAKSNIARPYIRFDMNKPSGRHPLEFKAIRKTYGERKVIQNFGASVARGERIALVGRNGAGKTTLLKSLLRNAPGFIEDSDRHFAIDYGNVTWGYEVAAGYFAQDHSDSIVKGMTVIEWLHQFNPAATQTELRGLLGQMLFSGDDALKMTQTLSGGESARLIFCRLMLQKPNFLVLDEPTNHLDLESINALNIALQRYDGTVLMVTHDYDVIDEVATRIWHCEGNGHIEDFKGPYADYLAYAEQKMSQVRG; encoded by the coding sequence ATGATTTTTGTAAACAGCATTTCGATGCGCTTCGGCGAGCGAATTCTTTTCGACGAAGTCAGTTGCACCTTCAGCGCGGGCCGCCGTTACGCCGTCACAGGCCCGAACGGCGCTGGCAAATCCACGTTCATGAAAATTCTCACGGGCGAAATCGAGCCGACCGCAGGCTCCGTTTCGCGGCCGAAAAAACTCGGCGTCTTGCGTCAGGATCAATTTGCGTTCGACGAATTTCGCGTCATCGATACGGTCATCATGGGCAACGCGGCGCTCTGGAATGCGCTCCAGGAACGCGATGCGCTCTATGCGAAACCGCATGAGGAAATGACCCACGATGACGGCATGCGTCTCGGCGAGCTCGAAGGAATTATCGGCGAAGAGGGCGGCTACACAGCCGAAGCCGATGCTGCAATTCTGCTCGACGGCCTGGACGTAGAAGCATCGCTGCACGAACGCAAAATGGGCGAGCTGCAAGGCGGGCAAAAGGTCCGCGTGTTGCTCGCGCAGGCGCTCTTCGGCAATCCGCGCGCGCTATTGCTCGATGAGCCCACGAACCATTTGGACCTCGATTCCGTTCATTGGCTGCAGGAATATCTCTGCAACTACGATGGCGTGGTCATTGTCATCTCGCACGACCGTCACTTCCTCAATAGCGTCTGCACGCATACCGCCGATATCGACTACGAAACGATCATCATGTACACCGGCGCGTACGACGACATGGTTCTCGCCAAGACGCAAATTCGCGCGCGCATCGAAGCCGAAAACGCGGTGCGCGAAAAGAAAATCGCACAGCTGAACGAATTCATCGCGCGATTCGCCGCCGGAACGCGTTCCTCGCAAGTGATGTCGCGCAAAAAAGAAGTCGAGCGCCTGCAAGTATCCGAACTCGCCAAATCGAATATTGCGCGTCCCTATATTCGCTTCGACATGAACAAACCATCGGGCCGCCATCCGCTGGAATTCAAGGCCATCCGAAAAACCTATGGCGAGCGAAAAGTAATCCAGAATTTCGGTGCGAGCGTTGCGCGCGGCGAGCGCATCGCGCTCGTCGGCCGCAATGGCGCGGGCAAAACGACATTACTGAAATCTTTGCTTCGCAACGCCCCGGGATTCATCGAGGATTCCGATCGTCATTTCGCGATCGACTACGGCAATGTCACGTGGGGCTACGAAGTCGCCGCCGGTTATTTTGCGCAAGACCACAGCGATTCGATCGTCAAGGGCATGACCGTCATCGAATGGCTGCATCAATTCAATCCTGCGGCGACGCAGACGGAATTGCGCGGCCTGCTCGGGCAAATGCTTTTCAGCGGCGACGACGCGCTGAAAATGACGCAAACGCTTTCCGGCGGCGAATCCGCGCGGCTGATTTTCTGCCGCCTGATGCTGCAGAAGCCGAATTTTCTCGTCCTCGACGAGCCGACCAACCACCTCGACCTCGAATCCATCAACGCGCTGAATATCGCGCTGCAGCGCTACGACGGCACCGTGCTGATGGTCACGCACGATTACGACGTGATCGACGAAGTGGCCACGCGCATCTGGCATTGCGAAGGCAACGGCCACATCGAAGATTTCAAGGGGCCCTACGCCGACTACCTCGCTTACGCCGAGCAGAAGATGTCGCAGGTGCGCGGCTAG